One region of Oreochromis aureus strain Israel breed Guangdong linkage group 19, ZZ_aureus, whole genome shotgun sequence genomic DNA includes:
- the LOC116334818 gene encoding procathepsin L-like encodes MKLLLLVAAVLAVSSCASISLEDMEFHAWKLKFKKSYDSPSEETHRKQVWLNNRKFVLIHNALADQGLKSFHLGMTYFADMENQEYKKQISQGCLGSFNASLPRRGSTFNRLPKGTKLPKTVDWRKQGYVTKVKHQKECGSCWAFSATGALEGQHFRKTGKLVSLSEQQLVDCSRSFGNHGCNGGLMNPAFQYIRYNGGLDTEDSYHYKAKDGLCHYNPNSVGAICNGYVDVSPDEAALKQAVATIGPISIAVDASHESFQLYQSGVYDEHRCNKKHVTHAMLVVGYGTEGGHDYWLIKNSWGLQWGDKGYIKMTRNKGNQCGIATAASYPLV; translated from the exons ATGAAGTTGCtgcttcttgttgctgctgttctGGCTGTATCCAGCTGTGCCAGCATCTCCCTGGAAGACATGGAGTTTCACGCCTGGAAGCTCAAGTTTA AAAAATCCTACGACTCTCCATCAGAGGAGACTCACAGGAAGCAAGTCTGGCTCAACAACCGTAAATTTGTGCTAATTCACAACGCCTTGGCGGACCAAGGTTTGAAGTCCTTCCACCTTGGAATGACCTACTTTGCAGACATG GAAAATCAAGAGTACAAAAAGCAGATTTCCCAGGGCTGCCTTGGCTCCTTCAATGCCTCTCTGCCTCGCCGTGGCTCTACCTTCAATCGGCTGCCTAAAGGTACTAAATTGCCCAAAACTGTGGACTGGAGGAAACAGGGATATGTCACTAAAGTCAAGCATCAGAAAGAGTGTGGCTCCTGCTGGGCTTTCAGTGCA ACTGGTGCACTGGAGGGTCAGCACTTCAGGAAGACAGGAAAGCTGGTGTCTCTGAGTGAGCAGCAGTTAGTCGACTGCTCTCGCAGCTTTGGCAACCATGGCTGCAATGGAGGCTTGATGAACCCGGCCTTTCAGTACATCAGATACAATGGAGGTCTTGACACTGAGGATTCATACCATTATAAGGCCAAG GATGGACTATGCCATTACAACCCCAATTCTGTTGGTGCCATATGCAATGGTTATGTTGATGTGAGTCCGGATGAAGCTGCCCTGAAGCAGGCAGTGGCCACCATTGGACCGATATCTATAGCCGTGGATGCTTCTCATGAGTCCTTCCAACTCTACCAATCAG GGGTGTATGATGAGCACAGGTGCAACAAAAAACACGTGACCCATGCTATGCTGGTTGTGGGTTATGGTACTGAAGGTGGACATGACTACTGGCTGATCAAGAACAG CTGGGGTCTTCAATGGGGAGACAAGGGATACATTAAGATGACCAGGAACAAAGGCAACCAGTGTGGGATTGCTACTGCAGCAAGCTACCCTCTGGTCTGA
- the LOC116334701 gene encoding procathepsin L-like yields MKLLLVVSAVLAVSSCAIISLEDLEFRAWKLKFEKSYESESEEAHRKQIWLNNRKHVLMHNILADQGLKSYHLGMTHFADMEHEEYKQLISQSFLGSFNASLPQRGSAFFRLPEGTDLPNTVDWRDKGYVTEVKDQKICGSCWAFSTTGVLEGQHFRKTGKLVSLSEQQLMDCSHSFGNNGCNGGSVKRAFQYIQANGGIDTEASYPYEAKGQQCRYKPDGIGAKCSGYVEVKPSNEDALKEAVATIGPISVGIDASHNSFRFYQSGVYDEPDCSKTVLNHDVLAVGYGTENGHDYWLIKNSWGLRWGDKGYIKMSRNKSNQCGIASDATYPLV; encoded by the exons ATGAAGTTGCTGCTTGTTGTTTCTGCTGTTCTGGCTGTATCCAGCTGTGCCATCATCTCTCTGGAAGATCTTGAGTTTCGCGCCTGGAAACTCAAGTTTG AAAAGTCATATGAGTCTGAGTCAGAGGAGGCTCACCGGAAGCAGATCTGGCTCAACAACCGCAAACATGTGCTAATGCACAACATCTTGGCAGACCAGGGTTTGAAATCCTACCACCTTGGGATGACACACTTTGCTGACATG GAACATGAAGAGTACAAACAGCTGATTTCCCAAAGCTTCCTTGGCTCCTTCAATGCTTCTCTGCCTCAGCGTGGCTCTGCCTTCTTTCGCCTGCCTGAAGGTACTGATCTGCCCAACACTGTTGACTGGAGGGATAAGGGATATGTCACTGAAGTCAAGGATCAGAAGATATGTGGCTCCTGCTGGGCCTTCAGCACA ACTGGTGTACTGGAGGGTCAGCACTTCAGGAAGACAGGAAAGCTGGTGTCTCTGAGTGAGCAGCAGTTAatggactgctctcacagctttGGTAACAATGGCTGCAATGGAGGATCAGTGAAGCGGGCCTTTCAGTACATCCAAGCCAATGGAGGAATTGACACTGAGGCATCCTACCCTTATGAGGCTAAG GGTCAACAATGCCGTTACAAGCCTGATGGTATTGGTGCCAAATGCAGTGGCTATGTTGAAGTGAAACCCAGTAATGAAGATGCCCTGAAGGAGGCTGTGGCCACTATCGGACCGATATCTGTTGGCATTGATGCTTCTCATAACTCATTCAGATTCTACCAATCAG GAGTGTATGATGAGCCCGACTGCAGCAAGACAGTGTTGAACCACGATGTGCTGGCTGTGGGTTATGGTACAGAAAATGGACATGACTACTGGCTGATCAAGAACAG ctgGGGTCTCAGATGGGGAGACAAGGGATACATTAAGATGAGCAGGAATAAATCCAACCAGTGTGGGATTGCTTCTGATGCAACGTACCCTCTGGTCTGA
- the LOC116334700 gene encoding procathepsin L-like → MKLLLVVSAVLAVASCASISLEDLEFHAWKLKFEKSYDSESDEAHRKQVWLNNRKFVLMHNILADQGLKSYRLGMTHFADMDNEEYKQLVSQGCLHTFNASLPQRGSAFLGLPEGHDLPDTVDWRDKGYVTEVKDQKQCGSCWAFSTTGVLEGQHFRKTGKLVSLSEQQLMDCSHSFGNNGCNGGSVKRALQYIQANGGIDTETSYPYKAKGQRCRYKPDGIGAKCNGYVHVKPSNEETLKKAVATIGPISVGIDASRHSFQFYQSGVYDDPDCSKTVLDHGALAVGYGTENGHDYWLIKNSWGLRWGDKGYIKMSRNKSNQCGIASQASYPLV, encoded by the exons ATGAAGTTGCTGCTTGTTGTTTCTGCTGTTCTGGCTGTAGCCAGCTGTGCCAGCATCTCTCTGGAAGATCTGGAGTTTCACGCTTGGAAACTGAAATTTG AAAAATCATATGACTCTGAGTCAGATGAGGCTCACCGGAAGCAGGTTTGGCTCAACAACCGCAAATTTGTGCTAATGCACAACATCTTGGCAGACCAGGGTTTGAAGTCCTACCGCCTTGGGATGACACACTTCGCTGATATG GACAACGAAGAGTACAAACAGCTGGTTTCCCAGGGTTGCCTTCACACCTTCAATGCTTCTCTGCCTCAGCGTGGCTCTGCCTTCCTTGGCCTGCCTGAAGGTCATGATCTGCCCGACACTGTTGACTGGAGGGATAAGGGATATGTCACTGAAGTCAAGGATCAGAAGCAGTGTGGCTCCTGCTGGGCCTTCAGCACA ACTGGTGTACTGGAGGGTCAGCACTTCAGGAAGACAGGGAAGCTGGTATCTCTGAGTGAGCAGCAATTAatggactgctctcacagctttGGCAACAATGGCTGCAATGGAGGATCAGTGAAGCGGGCCCTTCAGTACATACAAGCCAATGGAGGAATTGACACTGAGACATCCTACCCTTATAAGGCTAAG GGTCAGCGATGCCGTTACAAGCCTGATGGTATTGGTGCCAAATGCAATGGCTATGTTCATGTCAAACCCAGTAATGAAGAAACCCTGAAGAAAGCTGTGGCCACTATCGGACCGATATCTGTTGGCATTGATGCTTCTCGTCATTCATTCCAATTCTACCAATCAG GAGTGTATGATGACCCCGACTGCAGCAAGACAGTGTTGGACCATGGTGCGCTGGCTGTGGGTTATGGTACAGAAAATGGACATGACTACTGGCTGATCAAGAACAG ctggGGTCTCAGATGGGGAGACAAGGGATACATTAAGATGAGCAGGAACAAATCCAACCAGTGTGGGATTGCTTCTCAAGCAAGCTACCCTCTAGTCTGA